A region from the Lolium perenne isolate Kyuss_39 chromosome 4, Kyuss_2.0, whole genome shotgun sequence genome encodes:
- the LOC139830787 gene encoding uncharacterized protein → MFPAQNLIADELSNLAAKRKPVPPGTFVEYLTQPSVKPKPAAGTPSTSTQGAPTSSSRGGVLEQPRREPIPRKHAIMFVEGTTPPWAEDILQYLRDHTLPEDDKQAERVTRQA, encoded by the coding sequence ATGTTCCCCGCGCAGAACCTCATAGCTGATGAGCTCTCGAACCTGGCCGCCAAGCGCAAGCCAGTTCCTCCGGGGACATTTGTTGAATACCTCACTCAGCCCTCCGTCAAGCCCAAGCCCGCTGCCGGCACCCCTTCTACCTCCACTCAGGGGGCCCCCACATCTTCGTCGAGAGGAGGAGTTCTCGAGCAGCCCAGGAGGGAGCCCATCCCTAGAAAGCACGCTATCATGTTCGTCGAAGGAACTACTCCCCCATGGGCTGAAGACATACTGCAGTACCTGCGTGATCACACCCTCCCCGAGGACGATAAGCAAGCCGAGCGTGTCACCCGCCAAGCCTAG